The Lycium ferocissimum isolate CSIRO_LF1 chromosome 10, AGI_CSIRO_Lferr_CH_V1, whole genome shotgun sequence genome window below encodes:
- the LOC132035520 gene encoding extensin-like: MNLTSMAVVSVKALVLLSVLVVSSFSQLTHGDQVFESLSDATLQRFKIGVHKFKPKHKPNKPPRSPTPSPPSKQQPPPFKSPPPLNKPPPPPSPPQLSPPPDSQQPPPPPDDEQPPPPPNDAQPSPPPDDEQPPAPPDSQSPAQPPNADEPFHTTPSPSPAAQLPVMGPTSPDMLNSHFIYWENSKLDVDLQS; encoded by the coding sequence ATGAATTTAACAAGTATGGCAGTTGTATCAGTGAAGGCCCTAGTACTACTTTCAGTTTTAGTAGTCAGCTCATTCTCACAGCTCACTCATGGAGATCAAGTCTTTGAAAGTTTGTCTGATGCAACGCTTCAGCGTTTTAAGATAGGAGTACATAAATTTAAGCCTAAACATAAACCTAATAAACCTCCTCGTAGCCCTACCCCAAGTCCTCCGTCAAAGCAGCAACCACCGCCATTTAAGTCGCCACCACCACTTAATAAGCCTCCACCACCGCCATCTCCCCCACAACTATCACCACCACCAGATTCTCAGCAACCACCTCCGCCCCCAGATGATGAGCAACCACCTCCACCACCAAATGATGCGCAACCATCTCCTCCACCAGATGATGAGCAACCACCTGCTCCGCCAGATTCTCAGTCACCGGCACAACCACCAAATGCTGACGAGCCATTTCATACGACACCATCTCCATCACCTGCTGCTCAGCTACCAGTTATGGGGCCGACATCACCAGATATGCTGAACAGCCATTTTATATATTGGGAAAATAGTAAATTGGATGTGGATCTTCAATCTTAA